From Edaphobacter lichenicola, the proteins below share one genomic window:
- a CDS encoding RNA polymerase sigma factor yields the protein MDVDLTFEQLVRDHQAMVFRTLLRLTGSREHLDDLAQDVFLRLYRALPSFRGEALITTYLYRIAVNVAQDEWKRRRRDDRSHVSLSDETSAWEERLAHPDRNAEQQIEEREFQQVVEEQLQRLSHIERTILILYHQEERSYEQISYALGMPIGTVRTHLHRGRKKLREAIQQNQTSERRTACQTN from the coding sequence TTGGACGTCGATCTCACCTTCGAGCAGCTGGTACGCGACCATCAGGCGATGGTCTTTCGCACGCTGCTGCGTCTGACGGGTAGCCGCGAGCACCTCGATGATCTTGCCCAGGATGTCTTTCTGCGCCTCTATCGAGCGTTGCCCAGCTTTCGCGGCGAAGCGCTGATTACTACTTATCTTTACCGGATCGCGGTGAATGTTGCGCAGGACGAGTGGAAGCGCCGCCGCCGCGATGACCGCTCCCACGTCTCGCTCTCGGACGAGACTTCGGCGTGGGAAGAGCGTTTGGCGCACCCCGACAGGAACGCGGAACAGCAGATCGAGGAACGCGAATTCCAGCAGGTGGTCGAGGAGCAGTTGCAGCGGCTCAGCCATATTGAGCGAACGATCCTGATTCTTTATCATCAGGAAGAGCGAAGCTACGAGCAGATCTCTTACGCGCTGGGAATGCCGATCGGCACGGTGCGGACCCATCTTCACCGCGGACGCAAGAAGCTTCGTGAAGCGATTCAGCAGAATCAAACCAGTGAGAGGAGAACGGCATGTCAGACGAATTGA
- a CDS encoding DUF6249 domain-containing protein, producing MDFLSSPFIVPVAGCAVGAIAIVSGIWFEAQQRRNKAEQRMAMIARGVPIAEIEKLLGSGDEEKRVRDPLRSLGNARRAGIILVSVGLGLILFFITLSVIVHERDVLAGSAAGIIPLAIGIGFFIDYNLQKRELSRFGLEIGAESAGAGSER from the coding sequence ATGGATTTTCTATCAAGTCCGTTTATTGTGCCGGTAGCCGGTTGCGCCGTCGGTGCCATCGCCATCGTCTCGGGCATCTGGTTCGAGGCCCAGCAACGCCGCAACAAGGCAGAGCAGCGTATGGCGATGATTGCGCGTGGTGTCCCCATCGCCGAGATCGAGAAGCTTTTGGGCTCCGGCGACGAGGAGAAGCGCGTCAGAGACCCTCTGCGCAGCCTCGGCAACGCACGCCGTGCAGGAATTATCCTGGTTTCGGTTGGGTTGGGATTGATCCTGTTCTTTATCACGCTCAGCGTCATTGTGCACGAGCGGGATGTCCTGGCAGGGTCGGCCGCCGGCATCATTCCACTGGCTATCGGGATAGGCTTTTTCATCGACTACAACCTGCAGAAGCGCGAACTATCGCGCTTCGGGTTGGAGATCGGCGCCGAGTCCGCAGGGGCTGGATCGGAACGATAG
- a CDS encoding M48 family metallopeptidase produces the protein MNVRAALLLLISFFAITIPSAKALGTTPTEARALREAAQNHTAYTLPPDKVKLAKELFRDRTALHLLGEGWGILQLILLLALGVPSRLRDVAERVTRSRWGQCFVFVFLFLLLTALLNAPLRLYGHHVSLAYGLSVQRWGSWFADLGKSFLLEWIVAGILVMVLFWVIQWSPKRWWFWFWIPTMVAVLFGVFLSPILVDPLFNKFEPLQQRNPALVAQLERVVARSGVTLPPDRMFFMRASSKVTSMNAYVTGFGPSKRLVLWDTTIAAATPDELAGVFGHELGHYALHHIVQGVLFSAVLLLVGFFAGQRMTWWLLARYGSRWKIRSQNDWACVAVLVLVLNVLNFFAEPIENSFSRSIEHAADVYGQEAIHGIVSDPQTTTQQGFQKLGENSLDDPTPHPLVDFWSDGHPSTASRAAFALAYDPWTAGQHPKYFQP, from the coding sequence ATGAATGTACGTGCAGCTTTGCTTCTGCTGATCAGCTTTTTCGCAATCACGATTCCGTCAGCGAAGGCCCTCGGAACGACCCCCACTGAGGCGCGAGCTCTGCGGGAGGCCGCACAGAATCACACGGCCTACACGCTGCCACCGGACAAGGTCAAGCTGGCGAAGGAGTTGTTCCGCGACCGCACCGCGCTGCATCTTCTAGGCGAAGGATGGGGAATCCTGCAGCTTATTCTGCTGCTGGCGCTGGGTGTGCCATCGCGCCTCCGCGACGTCGCCGAGAGGGTGACAAGGAGCCGCTGGGGTCAATGCTTCGTCTTCGTCTTTCTCTTCCTGCTGCTTACCGCGCTGCTGAACGCGCCTCTACGGCTCTACGGACACCATGTGTCGCTCGCATACGGGCTCTCGGTACAGCGTTGGGGAAGCTGGTTCGCCGATCTAGGCAAAAGCTTTCTGCTCGAATGGATCGTGGCTGGCATCCTGGTGATGGTGCTGTTCTGGGTCATCCAGTGGTCGCCGAAGCGCTGGTGGTTCTGGTTCTGGATCCCGACGATGGTCGCGGTATTGTTCGGCGTCTTTCTCTCCCCGATCCTCGTCGATCCGCTCTTCAACAAGTTCGAGCCATTGCAGCAACGCAATCCGGCACTGGTGGCGCAGTTGGAGAGAGTAGTCGCGCGCAGTGGCGTCACCCTGCCTCCCGACAGAATGTTCTTCATGCGAGCCAGCAGCAAAGTCACGAGCATGAACGCCTACGTCACCGGCTTTGGCCCCTCGAAGCGCCTGGTACTCTGGGATACGACCATCGCCGCGGCCACGCCCGATGAGCTCGCCGGCGTCTTCGGCCACGAGTTAGGCCACTATGCGCTCCATCACATCGTGCAGGGCGTCTTGTTCAGTGCCGTTCTGCTGCTCGTCGGATTCTTCGCAGGGCAGCGAATGACATGGTGGCTGCTGGCGAGATACGGTTCGCGATGGAAGATTCGTTCGCAGAACGACTGGGCCTGCGTGGCGGTGCTGGTACTCGTACTCAACGTGTTGAACTTTTTTGCCGAGCCGATCGAAAACAGCTTCAGCCGCTCGATCGAGCACGCCGCCGATGTGTACGGGCAGGAGGCCATCCACGGCATCGTCTCCGATCCGCAAACCACCACCCAGCAAGGGTTTCAGAAGCTTGGAGAGAACTCGCTCGACGACCCAACCCCGCATCCTTTGGTCGATTTTTGGTCTGACGGGCACCCATCGACTGCAAGCCGAGCCGCCTTCGCACTAGCCTACGACCCCTGGACAGCAGGGCAGCATCCAAAGTACTTTCAACCATAA
- a CDS encoding histidine triad nucleotide-binding protein, protein MKIPPSNLASSDCLFCKIVAGDIPANRVYEDEFCIGFPDINPQAPTHLLIIPKQHVASTAKAEAEHSALLGSLMSAAAEIARAEKLSKGYRIVVNTGDDGGQTVNHLHLHLLGGRHMNWPPG, encoded by the coding sequence ATGAAGATCCCGCCGAGTAATCTCGCATCTTCCGACTGTCTTTTCTGCAAGATCGTCGCAGGAGACATCCCGGCAAACCGCGTCTACGAGGACGAGTTCTGCATCGGCTTCCCCGACATCAATCCGCAGGCCCCGACGCATCTGCTCATCATCCCCAAGCAGCACGTCGCCTCCACCGCGAAGGCGGAGGCGGAACACTCTGCGTTGTTAGGTTCCCTGATGTCTGCGGCGGCCGAGATCGCGCGCGCAGAGAAGCTCAGCAAAGGCTACCGAATCGTCGTCAATACGGGCGATGATGGCGGCCAGACCGTGAATCATCTGCATCTTCATCTTCTCGGCGGCAGGCACATGAACTGGCCGCCAGGGTAG